From a single bacterium genomic region:
- a CDS encoding cytochrome C oxidase subunit IV family protein — protein sequence MSAPSTARHSHTIPLRVYLTVAALLLVMTAVTIAVSFVHLGALNIVVALAIAGFKALLVAFFFMHLYYDNKFYFMVFAIALLFLVIFIGFTMIDTTRRADLYPEVGRPIQVPASIYNRPADSAAAHPADSAADTTAPATH from the coding sequence ATGAGCGCACCGAGCACCGCCCGCCATTCCCATACCATCCCGCTGCGGGTCTATCTGACCGTGGCCGCGTTGCTGTTGGTCATGACCGCGGTGACCATCGCGGTCTCGTTTGTGCACCTGGGCGCGCTGAACATCGTCGTGGCGTTGGCGATTGCCGGCTTCAAGGCGCTTTTGGTCGCCTTCTTTTTCATGCACCTCTACTACGATAATAAGTTCTACTTCATGGTGTTTGCGATCGCGCTGTTGTTTCTGGTCATCTTCATCGGCTTCACCATGATCGACACCACACGCCGCGCCGATTTGTATCCCGAAGTGGGCCGTCCGATTCAGGTGCCCGCATCCATTTACAACCGGCCCGCCGATTCCGCCGCCGCCCATCCGGCCGACTCCGCCGCCGACACCACCGCCCCGGCCACCCATTAG
- a CDS encoding SCO family protein yields MKRRIHSARQWAGWGRGLALAAALAAGLAQPAAAQLIQDSVPELRKIDIVEHLGDTIPLDLPFVNDAGDSVTLRRYFGQGRPVLLTLAYSDCPMLCSIVLNGLTNGVRDIDWHPGGEFLMLTVSIDPTETVAIAAAKKQRYLESLPKAEADGWVFLVGPESSSKALADAIGFRYYYDAERKQYAHPAGAFVIAEDGMISRYLYGIDFKPRDLSFALMEASKGKIGNTIDRIILYCFHYDPDAKGYVLFAGNLMKLGGVLTLLLLGSFLCLQWWRDWRRSRAPREASSTT; encoded by the coding sequence GTGAAGCGGCGCATCCACAGCGCCCGGCAATGGGCCGGATGGGGCAGGGGGCTCGCTCTCGCGGCCGCGCTCGCGGCCGGCCTTGCGCAGCCGGCGGCCGCGCAGTTGATCCAGGACAGCGTGCCGGAACTGCGTAAAATCGACATCGTCGAGCATCTCGGCGACACCATCCCGCTGGATCTGCCGTTTGTCAACGACGCCGGCGACTCGGTGACATTGCGCCGGTACTTCGGGCAGGGGAGGCCGGTTCTCCTCACGCTGGCCTACTCCGACTGCCCAATGCTCTGCTCGATTGTGCTCAACGGCCTGACCAACGGCGTGCGCGACATCGACTGGCATCCCGGCGGCGAGTTTCTGATGCTCACCGTGAGCATCGATCCCACCGAGACGGTCGCCATCGCCGCGGCGAAAAAGCAGCGCTACCTCGAGTCGCTGCCGAAGGCCGAGGCCGACGGCTGGGTGTTCCTGGTCGGACCCGAGTCATCATCGAAGGCGTTGGCCGACGCGATCGGCTTCCGGTACTACTACGACGCCGAGCGCAAGCAGTATGCCCACCCGGCCGGGGCATTTGTGATCGCCGAGGATGGGATGATCTCGCGCTACCTCTACGGCATCGACTTCAAGCCGCGCGACCTGTCGTTCGCGCTGATGGAAGCATCGAAGGGCAAAATCGGCAACACCATCGACCGGATCATTCTCTACTGCTTCCACTATGACCCGGACGCCAAGGGGTATGTCCTCTTTGCCGGAAACCTGATGAAATTGGGCGGCGTCCTCACGCTGCTGCTTCTGGGCAGCTTCCTGTGCCTCCAATGGTGGCGCGACTGGCGCCGTTCACGCGCCCCGCGGGAGGCGTCCTCGACAACGTAG
- a CDS encoding cytochrome c oxidase subunit 3 family protein — MSDTTGHPAYLAHHFADAEQQRESSKLGMWIFLVTEILLFGGLFCAYTIYRSWYPQMFLDAHRALDVTMGGINTVVLITSSLTMALAIRCMQLGQRQNTLRLLWATLLLAGVFLVIKYFEYAHKFHLGQLPGKYYTYTGVEGTNPHIFFSVYFLMTGLHGLHVIGGMGVIAWMIRRTARGDFSADYYTPIEMTGLYWHLVDLIWIFLFPLLYLIG; from the coding sequence ATGAGCGACACGACCGGACATCCGGCCTACCTGGCCCACCACTTCGCCGACGCCGAGCAGCAGCGCGAGTCGTCGAAACTCGGCATGTGGATCTTTCTGGTGACCGAGATCCTGCTTTTCGGCGGGCTGTTTTGCGCCTACACGATCTACCGCTCATGGTATCCTCAGATGTTCCTCGACGCCCACCGGGCGCTCGATGTGACCATGGGCGGGATCAACACCGTGGTGCTGATCACCAGTTCGCTCACCATGGCGCTGGCCATCCGCTGCATGCAACTGGGGCAGCGCCAAAACACCCTGCGTCTGCTGTGGGCGACGCTGCTTCTGGCCGGCGTGTTTCTTGTGATTAAGTACTTCGAGTATGCGCACAAGTTCCATTTGGGCCAGCTGCCCGGCAAGTATTACACCTACACCGGCGTCGAAGGCACCAACCCGCACATCTTCTTTTCGGTCTACTTTCTGATGACCGGACTGCATGGCCTTCACGTGATCGGCGGCATGGGCGTGATCGCCTGGATGATCCGACGCACCGCGCGCGGCGACTTCTCCGCCGACTACTATACGCCGATCGAGATGACCGGTCTCTACTGGCACCTGGTCGATTTGATCTGGATTTTCCTGTTCCCGCTTTTGTACCTGATTGGATAG
- a CDS encoding COX15/CtaA family protein: MNRLRSWALAATLATFFLIFVGGLVRVSGAGLGCPDWPKCFDRWIPPTSVEQLPPHIDPSTFNVTLAWIEYINRLIGVTIGLLILITAILAIRHARRHPRILYPALLSLALVAFEGWQGGEVVGTKLAPFVVTVHMVIAFILASVLIHLTLQVHWHLHPLAPDARARAVSRWTWPLWIIAIVSVGMGTQIRSDIETLAANNPNETLGALMNQVGWIKLGHPLIGGALLIATWWVGLRIIWKSGIALPLVQRSAWAFMILSAAQMFLGLALVAADMPAALRVLHLWLSSFYVGALVVLQLSLRRLAEAHHG; this comes from the coding sequence ATGAACCGACTGCGCTCCTGGGCTCTGGCCGCCACGTTGGCCACCTTCTTCCTGATCTTCGTCGGCGGGTTGGTGCGTGTCTCCGGCGCCGGTCTGGGCTGCCCCGACTGGCCCAAATGCTTCGACCGCTGGATCCCGCCGACCAGCGTCGAGCAACTCCCGCCGCACATTGATCCATCCACCTTCAACGTCACCCTCGCCTGGATCGAATACATCAACCGTCTGATCGGCGTCACCATCGGTCTGTTGATCCTGATCACTGCGATCCTGGCGATTCGTCATGCGCGGCGTCACCCACGCATCCTCTATCCCGCGCTGCTGTCGCTGGCGCTGGTGGCCTTCGAGGGCTGGCAGGGGGGAGAGGTGGTCGGCACGAAGCTGGCGCCGTTTGTCGTCACCGTGCACATGGTGATCGCCTTCATCCTCGCCAGTGTCCTGATTCACCTGACGCTGCAAGTCCACTGGCATCTGCATCCGCTCGCGCCCGATGCCCGCGCCCGCGCCGTGTCGCGCTGGACCTGGCCGTTGTGGATCATCGCGATCGTGTCGGTGGGCATGGGCACGCAGATTCGCAGCGACATCGAGACGTTGGCGGCCAACAATCCGAACGAGACGCTCGGCGCGCTCATGAATCAGGTCGGCTGGATCAAGCTGGGGCATCCGCTGATCGGCGGCGCGCTCCTGATCGCGACCTGGTGGGTCGGCTTGCGCATCATCTGGAAAAGCGGGATTGCCCTGCCGCTGGTGCAACGCTCCGCCTGGGCGTTCATGATTCTCTCGGCGGCGCAGATGTTTCTCGGGCTGGCGCTGGTCGCCGCCGACATGCCGGCGGCGTTACGTGTCTTGCATCTGTGGTTATCGAGTTTTTATGTCGGCGCGCTGGTGGTCCTGCAACTCTCCCTGCGCCGGCTGGCGGAGGCGCATCATGGCTGA
- the ctaD gene encoding cytochrome c oxidase subunit I, whose protein sequence is MDTLRPAQNYLNEPRGWKSWLFTLDHKRIGIMYLAAILLAFLLGGIFALIVRLELLRPGADLMSADTYNKMFTLHGAIMIFLFIIPSIPAALGNFALPLMIGARDVAFPRLNLASWWVYVAGTIIALYSIFAGAVDTGWTFYTPYSTQTTTAVISMTFAAFVLGFSSIFTGINFIVTVHKLRAPGMTWFKMPLFVWALYATAIIQVLATPVLGITLLLLIFERLFAIGIFDPAMGGDPVLYQHFFWFYSHPAVYIMILPGMGIMSELVATFARKTIFGYRFVAFSSVAIALIGFLVWGHHMFTSGQSEAASMVFSALTFLVGIPSAVKIFNWLTTLYKGQISFETPMLYALWFLCTFTIGGLTGIFLGALVVDVHLHDTYFVVAHFHYVMMGGTVMAFLGGIHYWWPKMFGRMYSEFWGRIAAVLVFVGFNGTFFPQFVMGAQGMPRRYFDYVPEYGTMHAASTVGSWIMTLGFLIMATYLIASFWRGKPAGNNPWGALSLEWTTTSPPPPHNFDSQPVVTHGPHDYDKIIAPSTLAGR, encoded by the coding sequence ATGGACACACTGCGACCCGCACAGAATTATCTCAACGAGCCGCGCGGCTGGAAGTCCTGGCTGTTTACGCTCGATCACAAACGCATCGGGATCATGTATCTGGCCGCGATCCTGCTGGCCTTCCTGTTGGGCGGGATCTTCGCCCTGATTGTGCGCCTGGAGCTGCTGCGTCCCGGCGCCGATTTGATGAGCGCCGACACCTACAATAAGATGTTCACGCTCCACGGCGCGATCATGATCTTCCTGTTCATCATCCCCTCGATCCCGGCGGCGCTGGGCAACTTCGCGCTGCCGCTGATGATCGGCGCCAGGGATGTCGCCTTCCCGCGGCTGAACCTCGCCAGTTGGTGGGTCTATGTCGCCGGGACCATCATCGCGCTCTACTCGATCTTCGCCGGCGCGGTCGATACCGGCTGGACCTTCTACACGCCTTACAGCACGCAGACCACCACCGCGGTGATCTCGATGACCTTCGCGGCCTTCGTGCTCGGGTTCTCGTCGATCTTTACCGGCATCAACTTTATCGTCACGGTGCACAAACTGCGCGCCCCGGGGATGACCTGGTTTAAAATGCCGCTGTTTGTCTGGGCGCTGTATGCCACCGCGATCATCCAGGTGCTGGCCACCCCGGTGCTGGGCATCACGCTTTTGCTTTTGATCTTCGAGCGGCTCTTCGCGATCGGCATCTTCGATCCGGCGATGGGCGGCGATCCGGTCCTCTACCAGCACTTCTTCTGGTTCTACTCCCACCCGGCGGTCTACATCATGATTCTGCCGGGCATGGGGATCATGTCGGAACTGGTCGCCACCTTTGCCCGCAAGACGATCTTCGGCTACCGCTTTGTCGCCTTTTCGAGCGTGGCGATCGCCCTCATCGGCTTTCTGGTCTGGGGGCACCACATGTTCACCTCCGGCCAGTCGGAGGCGGCGTCGATGGTCTTCTCGGCGCTCACCTTCCTGGTCGGGATTCCGTCGGCGGTGAAGATCTTCAACTGGCTGACCACGCTCTACAAGGGGCAGATCAGTTTTGAGACGCCGATGCTTTATGCCCTCTGGTTTCTCTGCACCTTCACCATCGGCGGCCTGACCGGCATCTTCCTCGGCGCGCTGGTGGTCGATGTCCATCTGCACGACACCTATTTCGTCGTGGCCCACTTCCATTATGTCATGATGGGCGGCACGGTCATGGCCTTCCTCGGCGGCATTCACTACTGGTGGCCGAAGATGTTTGGGCGGATGTACAGCGAGTTCTGGGGACGGATCGCCGCCGTGCTGGTCTTTGTCGGCTTCAACGGCACGTTTTTCCCGCAATTCGTCATGGGCGCGCAGGGAATGCCGCGCCGCTACTTCGACTATGTGCCGGAGTACGGCACGATGCATGCCGCCTCGACCGTCGGCTCATGGATTATGACCCTGGGCTTTTTGATCATGGCGACCTACCTGATCGCCTCGTTCTGGCGCGGCAAACCGGCTGGCAACAATCCGTGGGGCGCGCTCTCGCTGGAGTGGACCACCACCTCGCCGCCGCCGCCGCACAACTTCGACAGCCAACCGGTTGTGACCCATGGGCCGCACGACTACGACAAGATCATTGCCCCATCCACACTGGCGGGACGGTAG
- the coxB gene encoding cytochrome c oxidase subunit II, whose product MDTTRSLFLPPQASTVAPDVDALFNFLLWMSVAFFALIMTLTVIFVVKYRRRGAATLTPGLHHNTALEMTWIVIPLILVGIIFVWGFRSFMAQNVVPKDAMEIKVSGQKWFWSFTYPDGLVMIDTLVVPAGKPIRLLMSSQDVIHSFFVPDFRIKRDVLPNRYTIAWFEAPKPGNHNLFCAEYCGKEHSGMIGEVRVLGEREYAQWLETAAFAGEGMAPEEYGAKLYVSKTCVTCHSNDGKAGTGPTFVGRFGKEVALQKGGAVLMDENYIRESILNPQAKVAAGYQPVMPTFQGLLKAHEVDALVAFIKSLNPSTGQ is encoded by the coding sequence ATGGACACCACCCGATCCCTGTTTCTCCCGCCGCAGGCCTCGACCGTCGCGCCCGACGTCGACGCGCTTTTCAACTTCCTGTTGTGGATGTCGGTGGCGTTTTTCGCGCTGATCATGACACTGACGGTGATCTTTGTCGTCAAGTACCGCCGCCGCGGCGCCGCCACCCTCACTCCCGGCCTGCACCACAACACCGCGCTCGAGATGACCTGGATTGTCATCCCCCTGATCCTGGTCGGCATCATCTTCGTCTGGGGCTTCCGCAGTTTCATGGCGCAGAACGTCGTGCCCAAGGACGCGATGGAAATCAAGGTCTCAGGGCAGAAGTGGTTTTGGTCGTTCACCTACCCCGACGGCCTGGTGATGATCGACACGCTGGTCGTTCCGGCCGGCAAGCCGATCCGTCTTTTGATGTCGTCGCAGGATGTGATCCACAGTTTCTTCGTGCCCGATTTCCGCATCAAGCGCGATGTGTTGCCCAACCGCTACACGATTGCCTGGTTTGAGGCGCCCAAGCCCGGCAACCACAACCTCTTCTGCGCCGAGTACTGCGGCAAGGAGCATTCGGGCATGATCGGCGAAGTGCGCGTGCTCGGCGAACGCGAGTATGCCCAGTGGCTCGAAACCGCCGCCTTCGCCGGCGAGGGGATGGCGCCGGAGGAATACGGCGCCAAGTTGTATGTCTCGAAAACCTGCGTCACCTGCCACAGCAACGACGGCAAGGCGGGGACCGGGCCGACCTTCGTGGGACGCTTCGGCAAGGAGGTCGCCCTGCAGAAGGGAGGAGCGGTCCTCATGGATGAGAACTACATCCGCGAATCGATCCTCAACCCGCAGGCGAAGGTCGCCGCGGGGTACCAGCCGGTGATGCCGACCTTCCAGGGGCTGCTCAAGGCCCATGAGGTCGATGCGCTGGTCGCATTTATCAAGTCGCTCAATCCGTCGACGGGACAATAG
- a CDS encoding SCO family protein, protein MADIQRLPGRFVIFAMGGLLIIALVGAYMVHLSSRDRLALPVIAAVPDFTLTERDGSPFTRDSLMGKISVVDFIFTRCPGVCPVMADRMSRLYKLFEGRRDIQFVSITVDPEYDTPEVLREYAARQGVTDRRWLFLRGDTAAVAALSEKGFLLPTGALPEGHSSKFVLVDARGQIRGYYSTEDESSQLLLQHHIRALSTAMKQFPGGV, encoded by the coding sequence ATGGCTGACATCCAACGGCTCCCCGGACGATTCGTCATCTTTGCGATGGGCGGCTTGCTCATCATCGCGCTGGTCGGCGCCTACATGGTGCATCTTTCCAGCCGCGACCGTCTGGCGTTGCCCGTGATCGCCGCGGTGCCCGACTTCACGCTGACCGAGCGCGACGGCTCCCCGTTTACGCGGGACAGTCTCATGGGCAAAATCAGCGTCGTGGATTTTATTTTCACCCGCTGTCCCGGCGTCTGCCCGGTGATGGCCGACCGCATGAGCCGCCTCTACAAACTCTTCGAAGGGCGCCGCGACATTCAATTTGTCTCGATCACCGTCGATCCGGAGTATGATACTCCCGAAGTTCTGCGCGAGTATGCCGCCCGTCAGGGCGTCACCGACCGCCGCTGGCTCTTCCTGCGCGGCGACACCGCCGCCGTCGCCGCCTTAAGCGAGAAGGGCTTCCTCCTGCCCACCGGCGCGCTCCCCGAAGGCCACTCCAGCAAGTTCGTCCTCGTCGATGCCCGCGGCCAAATCCGCGGCTACTATTCCACCGAGGATGAATCCAGCCAACTCCTCCTCCAGCATCACATCCGCGCCCTTTCCACCGCGATGAAGCAATTTCCCGGCGGGGTGTGA